A genome region from Candidatus Methanomethylicota archaeon includes the following:
- the rpiA gene encoding ribose 5-phosphate isomerase A, giving the protein SYFSMKEEVLRAREVAIREALKEIRDGMVIGYGSGTTVAQMTGILRGLICERGLNVVFIPSSLQSADLILSHGLKLASLAEYPEPDLMLDSFDQVDAEGNVIKGGGGALLREKVLMQASKRVVLVGDNLKLKEKMDFPVPIEILQYAYPHVKRVLSSWGLKMEARVSGGKMGPVITDNGNILADVHAGVIDDPEALNERLRSVAGILETGICPKAADMIIIGYPNDEIKCMNINRKKF; this is encoded by the coding sequence TGAGCTACTTCTCGATGAAGGAGGAGGTTTTGAGGGCGAGGGAGGTGGCGATAAGAGAGGCCCTGAAGGAGATTAGGGATGGGATGGTTATCGGATATGGGTCTGGGACCACTGTGGCTCAGATGACTGGGATCCTGAGGGGTCTGATATGTGAACGGGGGCTTAACGTAGTCTTCATACCATCATCACTCCAGTCGGCGGACTTGATATTATCCCATGGCCTAAAGCTCGCGTCGCTCGCGGAGTATCCTGAGCCTGATTTAATGCTTGACAGCTTCGACCAGGTAGATGCTGAGGGTAATGTGATTAAGGGGGGAGGGGGAGCTCTCCTCAGGGAGAAGGTCCTGATGCAGGCGTCCAAGAGGGTTGTCCTCGTCGGCGACAATCTCAAGCTCAAGGAGAAGATGGATTTTCCAGTTCCCATCGAGATCCTCCAGTACGCCTACCCGCACGTGAAGAGAGTCTTGAGCTCATGGGGCCTGAAGATGGAGGCCAGGGTCTCCGGAGGAAAGATGGGGCCCGTCATAACGGATAACGGGAACATATTGGCAGACGTCCACGCTGGAGTGATAGATGATCCTGAAGCCCTCAATGAGAGGCTGAGAAGCGTCGCGGGGATACTGGAGACGGGAATATGCCCAAAGGCCGCGGACATGATCATAATAGGATACCCGAACGACGAGATCAAATGCATGAATATCAATAGAAAAAAGTTCTAG